A single region of the Gopherus evgoodei ecotype Sinaloan lineage chromosome 3, rGopEvg1_v1.p, whole genome shotgun sequence genome encodes:
- the POLR1B gene encoding DNA-directed RNA polymerase I subunit RPA2 isoform X2: MRCVRDEHTAINMNLHYLENGTVMLNFIFQKELFFLPLGFALKALVGFSDYQIFQELIKGREDNSFYKNCISQMLRMVMEEGCATQKQVLNYIGKCFRVKLNLPEWYPNEQAAEFLLDQCICVHLKTKTEKFYLLCLMTRKLFAFAKEECMEENPDSLMNQEVLTPGQLYLMFLKERMEAWLLSVKVALDRRSQKTNITINSENMMKLFSMGIDVTRPFEYLLATGNLRSKTGLGMLQDSGLCVVADKLNFIRYLSHFRCIHRGAAFAKMRTTTVRKLLPESWGFLCPVHTPDGEPCGLMNHITTVCEIVTQSCYTLTLPPLLCSLGVTPVDGTPSQPYAECYPVTLDGSLVGWVEKDMAPTIADTLQHFKVMQEKKIPAWTEVVLIPMTGKPSLYPGLFIFTTPCRMVRPVRNLALGKEELIGTLEQVFMNIAVLEDEIVPGVTTHQELFPHSMLSVVANFIPFSDHNQSPRNMYQCQMGKQTMGFPLLTYQDRSDNKLYRLQTPQSPLVRPAMYDYYDMDNYPIGTNAIVAVISYTGYDMEDAMIVSKASWERGFAHGSVYKTESIDLAEKIKQGDDSLVFGVKPGDPRVIHNLDADGLPHLGSILQYGDPYYSYLNLSTGESFITYYKSKESCIVDNIKVCSNDSGNGKFKSVCITMRIPRNPTIGDKFASRHGQKGILSRLWPVEDMPFTESGMVPDILFNPHGFPSRMTIGMLIESMAGKSAALHGLCHDATPFTFSEENSALEYFGKMLKAAGYNYYGTERMYSGISGVELEADIFIGVVYYQRLRHMVSDKFQVRTTGARDKVTNQPIGGRNVQGGIRFGEMERDALLAHGTSFLLHDRLFNCSDRSVAHVCVKCGSLLSPLLEKPPPSWSTTRNRKYYCTVCNQSDTIDAVSVPYVFRYFVAELAAMNIKVKLDVN, from the exons ATGCGCTGTGTTAGGGATGAGCACACTGCTATAAACATGAACCTTCACTACCTGGAAAATGGTACGGTGATGCTGAACTTCATTTTTCAGAAAGAGTTGTTCTTCCTCCCACTGGGATTTGCACTGAAG GCATTAGTTGGTTTCTCAGATTACCAGATTTTTCAGGAGTTGATCAAAGGAAGAGAAGACAACTCCTTCTATAAGAACTGCATCTCTCAGATGCTGCGAATGGTAATGGAGGAGGGCTGTGCCACACAAAAGCAGGTCCTTAACTACATTGGGAAATGCTTCCGAGTGAAACTCAACCTTCCTGAGTGGTACCCAAATGAGCAAGCTGCAGAATTCCTTCTGGA TCAGTGCATCTGTGTACACTTGAAAACCAAAACTGAGAAGTTCTACTTGCTTTGTCTGATGACCCGGAAGCTGTTTGCTTTTGCCAAAGAAGAGTGCATGGAGGAGAATCCAGACAGCCTTATGAATCAGGAGGTGCTTACCCCAGGGCAACTTTACCTCATGTTCTTAAAG GAGAGGATGGAAGCTTGGTTGCTTTCTGTTAAAGTAGCCTTGGACAGAAGATCTCAGAAGACCAATATAACCATCAATTCAGAAAATATGATGAAGCTATTCAGCATGGGAATTGATGTTACAAGGCCATTTGAATATCTCCTTGCTACTGGTAACCTGCGCTCTAAAACAG gtctGGGTATGCTACAAGACTCTGGGCTGTGTGTGGTGGCAGACAAGCTGAATTTTATTCGTTACCTGTCCCATTTTCGCTGCATACACAGAGGTGCTGCGTTTGCCAAGATGAGAACCACCACAGTGCGCAAACTGCTCCCAGAATCCTGGGGCTTCCTGTGCCCTGTGCACACCCCCGACGGAGAGCCCTGTGGGCTGATGAACCATATTACGACTGTCTGTGAAATAGTGACACAATCATGCTACACCTTGACCCTGCCACCTTTGCTCTGCTCCTTAG GTGTCACTCCCGTTGATGGGACTCCAAGCCAACCCTATGCAGAGTGTTACCCAGTCACACTGGATGGCTCGTTAGTGGGCTGGGTAGAAAAAGATATGGCTCCTACGATTGCAGATACTCTCCAGCACTTTAAG GTGATGCAAGAAAAGAAAATTCCAGCCTGGACTGAGGTGGTCCTTATTCCAATGACAGGAAAACCCAGTCTCTATCCAGGATTATTCATTTTTACTACCCCTTGCAGGATGGTTCGGCCTGTGAGAAATTTGGCCTTGGGAAAGGAAGAATTGATTGGTACTCTGGAACAG GTCTTCATGAACATTGCTGTCCTTGAGGATGAAATTGTGCCTGGCGTAACCACTCACCAGGAGCTCTTTCCTCATAGCATGCTGAGTGTGGTAGCCAACTTCATTCCATTCTCTGATCACAACCAGAGTCCCAGAAACATGTACCAATGCCAGATGG GTAAGCAAACTATGGGCTTTCCACTTCTGACTTACCAGGATCGCTCAGATAATAAACTGTACCGACTTCAGACTCCGCAGAGCCCCTTGGTGCGCCCAGCTATGTATGATTACTATGACATGGACAACTATCCAATCGGTACCAATGCAATCGTTGCTGTCATCTCCTACACGGGCTATGACATGGAAGATGCAATG ATTGTAAGTAAGGCTTCGTGGGAGAGAGGATTTGCACACGGCAGCGTTTACAAGACGGAGAGCATAGATCTTGCTGAAAAAATCAAACAAGGAGATGACAGTCTGGTGTTTGGAGTCAAGCCTGGTGATCCAAGGGTTATACACAATCTGGACGCTGACGGACTGCCGCACCTTGGATCCATACTGCAATATGGGGACCCTTATTATAGCTACCTGAACCTCAGTACTGGGGAGAGCTTCATAACCTATTACAA gAGTAAGGAAAGTTGCATTGTGGATAACATCAAAGTGTGCAGCAATGACAGTGGAAATGGAAAATTTAAAAGTGTTTGCATCACTATGAGAATCCCTCGTAATCCAACTATTGGGGACAAATTTGCCAGCCGACATGGACAGAAGGGTATTTTGAGCAGACTCTGGCCAGTTGAGGACATGCCATTTACAGAGAGTGGAATGGTTCCAGATATTCTCTTCAATCCTCATGGCTTTCCATCCCGAATGACCATTGGAATGCTGATTGAGAGCATGGCAGGGAAGTCTGCAGCATTGCATGGCCTTTGTCACGATGCCACCCCCTTCACGTTTTCGGAGGAGAACTCTGCCTTGGAATACTTCGGCAAGATGTTGAAGGCTGCTGGCTATAACTACTATGGAACAGAGCGGATGTACAGTGGAATCAGTGGGGTGGAACTGGAGGCAGACATTTTCATTGGAGTTGTATACTATCAACGCCTGCGTCACATGGTTTCGGACAAGTTCCAGGTGAGGACGACAGGAGCCAGAGATAAAGTCACCAACCAGCCCATAGGTGGGAGGAATGTCCAGGGTGGAATTCGCTTTGGAGAGATGGAACGTGATGCCTTGTTGGCTCATGGCACGTCCTTCTTGCTGCATGACCGTCTCTTCAACTGTTCCGATCGGTCTGTGGCCCACGTCTGTGTCAAGTGTGGCAGTTTGCTTTCTCCTTTGTTGGAGAAGCCTCCGCCTTCCTGGTCCACGACGCGCAATAGGAAATACTACTGTACTGTGTGCAATCAGAGCGACACAATCGACGCTGTTTCTGTGCCTTATGTCTTCCGGTATTTTGTGGCTGAGTTGGCAGCCATGAACATAAAAGTGAAACTCGATGTGAACTAA
- the POLR1B gene encoding DNA-directed RNA polymerase I subunit RPA2 isoform X1 yields the protein MVPKGSICKELKVYPAECRGRRSTYRGKLTADISWSVNGIPKGIIKQSLGYVPIMVKSKLCNLHSLPPRALIEHHEEEEEMGGYFIVNGIEKVIRMLIMPRRNFPIAMIRPKWKSRGPGYTEYGISMRCVRDEHTAINMNLHYLENGTVMLNFIFQKELFFLPLGFALKALVGFSDYQIFQELIKGREDNSFYKNCISQMLRMVMEEGCATQKQVLNYIGKCFRVKLNLPEWYPNEQAAEFLLDQCICVHLKTKTEKFYLLCLMTRKLFAFAKEECMEENPDSLMNQEVLTPGQLYLMFLKERMEAWLLSVKVALDRRSQKTNITINSENMMKLFSMGIDVTRPFEYLLATGNLRSKTGLGMLQDSGLCVVADKLNFIRYLSHFRCIHRGAAFAKMRTTTVRKLLPESWGFLCPVHTPDGEPCGLMNHITTVCEIVTQSCYTLTLPPLLCSLGVTPVDGTPSQPYAECYPVTLDGSLVGWVEKDMAPTIADTLQHFKVMQEKKIPAWTEVVLIPMTGKPSLYPGLFIFTTPCRMVRPVRNLALGKEELIGTLEQVFMNIAVLEDEIVPGVTTHQELFPHSMLSVVANFIPFSDHNQSPRNMYQCQMGKQTMGFPLLTYQDRSDNKLYRLQTPQSPLVRPAMYDYYDMDNYPIGTNAIVAVISYTGYDMEDAMIVSKASWERGFAHGSVYKTESIDLAEKIKQGDDSLVFGVKPGDPRVIHNLDADGLPHLGSILQYGDPYYSYLNLSTGESFITYYKSKESCIVDNIKVCSNDSGNGKFKSVCITMRIPRNPTIGDKFASRHGQKGILSRLWPVEDMPFTESGMVPDILFNPHGFPSRMTIGMLIESMAGKSAALHGLCHDATPFTFSEENSALEYFGKMLKAAGYNYYGTERMYSGISGVELEADIFIGVVYYQRLRHMVSDKFQVRTTGARDKVTNQPIGGRNVQGGIRFGEMERDALLAHGTSFLLHDRLFNCSDRSVAHVCVKCGSLLSPLLEKPPPSWSTTRNRKYYCTVCNQSDTIDAVSVPYVFRYFVAELAAMNIKVKLDVN from the exons ATGGTGCCAAAAGGGAGTATCTGTAAAGAGCTGAAAGTGTACCCAGCAGAATGTAGAGGACGCAGAAGCACTTATCGTGGGAAACTGACT GCTGACATCAGCTGGTCAGTGAATGGCATTCCTAAAGGGATTATTAAACAGTCCCTGGGATATGTTCCAATCATGGTGAAATCTAAGCTTTGCAATCTGCATAGTCTTCCTCCCAGAGCTCTGATTGAACACCATGAGGAAGAAGAG GAAATGGGAGGCTATTTTATAGTTAACGGTATAGAAAAAGTTATCAGAATGCTGATTATGCCTAGACGAAATTTTCCCATTGCAATGATAAGACCCAAATGGAAAAGCCGAGGCCCTGGTTACACAGAGTATG GTATATCGATGCGCTGTGTTAGGGATGAGCACACTGCTATAAACATGAACCTTCACTACCTGGAAAATGGTACGGTGATGCTGAACTTCATTTTTCAGAAAGAGTTGTTCTTCCTCCCACTGGGATTTGCACTGAAG GCATTAGTTGGTTTCTCAGATTACCAGATTTTTCAGGAGTTGATCAAAGGAAGAGAAGACAACTCCTTCTATAAGAACTGCATCTCTCAGATGCTGCGAATGGTAATGGAGGAGGGCTGTGCCACACAAAAGCAGGTCCTTAACTACATTGGGAAATGCTTCCGAGTGAAACTCAACCTTCCTGAGTGGTACCCAAATGAGCAAGCTGCAGAATTCCTTCTGGA TCAGTGCATCTGTGTACACTTGAAAACCAAAACTGAGAAGTTCTACTTGCTTTGTCTGATGACCCGGAAGCTGTTTGCTTTTGCCAAAGAAGAGTGCATGGAGGAGAATCCAGACAGCCTTATGAATCAGGAGGTGCTTACCCCAGGGCAACTTTACCTCATGTTCTTAAAG GAGAGGATGGAAGCTTGGTTGCTTTCTGTTAAAGTAGCCTTGGACAGAAGATCTCAGAAGACCAATATAACCATCAATTCAGAAAATATGATGAAGCTATTCAGCATGGGAATTGATGTTACAAGGCCATTTGAATATCTCCTTGCTACTGGTAACCTGCGCTCTAAAACAG gtctGGGTATGCTACAAGACTCTGGGCTGTGTGTGGTGGCAGACAAGCTGAATTTTATTCGTTACCTGTCCCATTTTCGCTGCATACACAGAGGTGCTGCGTTTGCCAAGATGAGAACCACCACAGTGCGCAAACTGCTCCCAGAATCCTGGGGCTTCCTGTGCCCTGTGCACACCCCCGACGGAGAGCCCTGTGGGCTGATGAACCATATTACGACTGTCTGTGAAATAGTGACACAATCATGCTACACCTTGACCCTGCCACCTTTGCTCTGCTCCTTAG GTGTCACTCCCGTTGATGGGACTCCAAGCCAACCCTATGCAGAGTGTTACCCAGTCACACTGGATGGCTCGTTAGTGGGCTGGGTAGAAAAAGATATGGCTCCTACGATTGCAGATACTCTCCAGCACTTTAAG GTGATGCAAGAAAAGAAAATTCCAGCCTGGACTGAGGTGGTCCTTATTCCAATGACAGGAAAACCCAGTCTCTATCCAGGATTATTCATTTTTACTACCCCTTGCAGGATGGTTCGGCCTGTGAGAAATTTGGCCTTGGGAAAGGAAGAATTGATTGGTACTCTGGAACAG GTCTTCATGAACATTGCTGTCCTTGAGGATGAAATTGTGCCTGGCGTAACCACTCACCAGGAGCTCTTTCCTCATAGCATGCTGAGTGTGGTAGCCAACTTCATTCCATTCTCTGATCACAACCAGAGTCCCAGAAACATGTACCAATGCCAGATGG GTAAGCAAACTATGGGCTTTCCACTTCTGACTTACCAGGATCGCTCAGATAATAAACTGTACCGACTTCAGACTCCGCAGAGCCCCTTGGTGCGCCCAGCTATGTATGATTACTATGACATGGACAACTATCCAATCGGTACCAATGCAATCGTTGCTGTCATCTCCTACACGGGCTATGACATGGAAGATGCAATG ATTGTAAGTAAGGCTTCGTGGGAGAGAGGATTTGCACACGGCAGCGTTTACAAGACGGAGAGCATAGATCTTGCTGAAAAAATCAAACAAGGAGATGACAGTCTGGTGTTTGGAGTCAAGCCTGGTGATCCAAGGGTTATACACAATCTGGACGCTGACGGACTGCCGCACCTTGGATCCATACTGCAATATGGGGACCCTTATTATAGCTACCTGAACCTCAGTACTGGGGAGAGCTTCATAACCTATTACAA gAGTAAGGAAAGTTGCATTGTGGATAACATCAAAGTGTGCAGCAATGACAGTGGAAATGGAAAATTTAAAAGTGTTTGCATCACTATGAGAATCCCTCGTAATCCAACTATTGGGGACAAATTTGCCAGCCGACATGGACAGAAGGGTATTTTGAGCAGACTCTGGCCAGTTGAGGACATGCCATTTACAGAGAGTGGAATGGTTCCAGATATTCTCTTCAATCCTCATGGCTTTCCATCCCGAATGACCATTGGAATGCTGATTGAGAGCATGGCAGGGAAGTCTGCAGCATTGCATGGCCTTTGTCACGATGCCACCCCCTTCACGTTTTCGGAGGAGAACTCTGCCTTGGAATACTTCGGCAAGATGTTGAAGGCTGCTGGCTATAACTACTATGGAACAGAGCGGATGTACAGTGGAATCAGTGGGGTGGAACTGGAGGCAGACATTTTCATTGGAGTTGTATACTATCAACGCCTGCGTCACATGGTTTCGGACAAGTTCCAGGTGAGGACGACAGGAGCCAGAGATAAAGTCACCAACCAGCCCATAGGTGGGAGGAATGTCCAGGGTGGAATTCGCTTTGGAGAGATGGAACGTGATGCCTTGTTGGCTCATGGCACGTCCTTCTTGCTGCATGACCGTCTCTTCAACTGTTCCGATCGGTCTGTGGCCCACGTCTGTGTCAAGTGTGGCAGTTTGCTTTCTCCTTTGTTGGAGAAGCCTCCGCCTTCCTGGTCCACGACGCGCAATAGGAAATACTACTGTACTGTGTGCAATCAGAGCGACACAATCGACGCTGTTTCTGTGCCTTATGTCTTCCGGTATTTTGTGGCTGAGTTGGCAGCCATGAACATAAAAGTGAAACTCGATGTGAACTAA